The DNA region ccccAGCAACATCGTCCTCAAGCGCGTCGGGCCCCGGTTCTACCTccccgccctcgtcgtcggcttcggcctcgtctcCCTCTGCACCGCCTTCGTCACCTCCTTCccgggcctcctcgtcgcgcgcgccgtcctcggcatcttcgagggcggcgccatgCCGGGCTTCTCCTACTTCCTCAGCAGCTTCTACAAGCGGGAGGAGCTGCTCTTCCGGCTGGGCAtcttcatctcggccgcctccgtcGCGGGCGCCTttggcggcctcctcgccgcgggGCTCTCCCGGATCCCGCCGTGGGGGGTCGACGGCGCGACCATCCACACGTGGCGCaacatcttcttcttcgagggcctcgtcaccgtcctcgtcggcggcctcgcgccCCTCTGGATGCCCACGGACCCGGCCACGGCCTacttcctcgacggccgcgagcgcgccatcgccgtcgagcggctgcggcgccaccagcagcagtcgTCACGGGAACACGCCGGGGACGACAAGGTGAAGCTGGGCGACGTCCGGCGGGCGGTGCTGTGCGTCCACAACTACACGTGCGCgctcggcttcttcctcgtcaacaTCACCGTCCAGGGCCTGTCCGTCTTCATGCCGACCATCCTGGCGGACCTCGGCTGGACGGCGACCCAGGCGCAGCTGTACTCGGTGCCGCCGTACGTCGTGGCCGCGCTGacggccgtcgccatcgcgtGGTGCAGCGACAGGAcgcgccagcgcggcgtcttcctggccgtcttcgcgctcgtcgccgccgtcgggttCGCCATCCTGAGGTTCGAGGCGCGCGCAAACATCCGGTACATGGCGGTGTACTTTGTGACGGCGGGCGCTTTTCCCGGCGGTCCAGGATTCCTGAGCTGGGCGATGAACAG from Colletotrichum higginsianum IMI 349063 chromosome 4, whole genome shotgun sequence includes:
- a CDS encoding major facilitator superfamily transporter, which translates into the protein MVLSTINEITVEADKKSPYMDMEPTSVDRKSESVVYQDTPTSTPAPLEWTEDEEKAIRRKLDWHTVPLVTLLYLLCFLDRANIGNARIQGMAVDIDLGGYRFNWALSVFYIVYLLVEVPSNIVLKRVGPRFYLPALVVGFGLVSLCTAFVTSFPGLLVARAVLGIFEGGAMPGFSYFLSSFYKREELLFRLGIFISAASVAGAFGGLLAAGLSRIPPWGVDGATIHTWRNIFFFEGLVTVLVGGLAPLWMPTDPATAYFLDGRERAIAVERLRRHQQQSSREHAGDDKVKLGDVRRAVLCVHNYTCALGFFLVNITVQGLSVFMPTILADLGWTATQAQLYSVPPYVVAALTAVAIAWCSDRTRQRGVFLAVFALVAAVGFAILRFEARANIRYMAVYFVTAGAFPGGPGFLSWAMNSNASSLWIVHLSPSVRAVTSGYVVSIGTIGGIVATWTYTFKDAPKYFTGHTINLVGQSLTVLLALFGIAYCLYENKARAAGKRDHRLEGLTEDEQGRLGYRHPSFRYMT